From one Pseudomonas fluorescens genomic stretch:
- the cls gene encoding cardiolipin synthase encodes MDYHSPYFFGYLIGVIHLLGAIAALHAVFTVRTAQGAIAWALSLLFIPYFTLIPYLVFGSRTFDAYIQARRQANREMHVAMADLNWRPWVEEALAARNSESYGALRAMPKLGRMPCLANNQVRLLIDGKATFDAIFRAIASARDTVLVQFFIIHDDDLGRQLQTLLLKKAAEGVKVYVLYDRVGSHALPSAYSQKLREGGVNIRAFATRRGWFNRFQVNFRNHRKIVVVDGLLGFLGGHNVGDEYLGGNPKLSPWRDTHVQVSGPVLACLQESFAEDWFWASRKLPPLILPDTYPEDGVLCQVLASGPADPQETCSLFFVEAIHSARERLWITSPYFIPDEAVFAALRLAVLRGVDVRILIPSRPDHRIVYAASSLFAFEAVRAGVRMFRFEPGFLHQKVVLIDNEISAIGSANLDNRSFRLNFEIMLLTVDREFADQVEAMLSHDFDRAREITTEDTRDTHRLQQLGMRIARLISPIL; translated from the coding sequence ATGGATTACCACAGCCCCTACTTCTTCGGTTACCTCATTGGTGTGATTCACCTGCTGGGTGCAATCGCCGCCTTGCACGCGGTGTTCACCGTGCGCACGGCCCAGGGGGCAATTGCCTGGGCATTGTCGTTGCTGTTCATCCCCTACTTCACCCTCATCCCTTACCTGGTGTTCGGCAGTCGCACCTTCGATGCGTACATCCAGGCGCGGCGCCAGGCCAACCGCGAGATGCACGTGGCCATGGCCGATCTCAACTGGCGGCCCTGGGTCGAAGAAGCTCTGGCTGCACGTAACTCGGAATCCTATGGTGCACTGCGGGCGATGCCCAAGCTGGGGCGCATGCCGTGCCTGGCCAACAACCAGGTGCGCTTGCTGATCGACGGCAAGGCCACCTTCGATGCGATCTTCCGCGCCATCGCCAGCGCACGCGACACGGTGCTGGTGCAGTTCTTCATCATTCATGACGATGACCTGGGCCGGCAACTGCAAACCCTGCTGCTGAAAAAAGCCGCTGAAGGCGTGAAGGTCTACGTGCTCTATGACAGAGTCGGCAGTCACGCCCTACCTTCGGCCTACAGCCAGAAGCTGCGCGAAGGCGGCGTCAACATCCGCGCCTTCGCCACTCGCCGTGGCTGGTTCAACCGCTTCCAGGTCAACTTCCGCAACCACCGCAAAATCGTCGTGGTCGATGGCCTGTTGGGGTTTCTTGGCGGGCATAACGTTGGCGATGAGTACCTGGGCGGCAATCCCAAACTGTCGCCTTGGCGCGATACGCACGTCCAGGTCAGCGGACCGGTGCTGGCCTGCCTGCAGGAGTCGTTCGCTGAAGACTGGTTCTGGGCGTCGAGAAAACTGCCGCCGTTGATCCTGCCAGACACCTACCCGGAAGACGGCGTACTCTGCCAGGTACTGGCCAGCGGACCGGCCGACCCGCAGGAAACCTGTTCGCTGTTCTTCGTCGAAGCCATCCACTCGGCACGTGAACGCCTGTGGATTACCAGCCCCTACTTCATCCCCGACGAAGCCGTGTTCGCAGCCCTGCGCCTGGCGGTATTGCGCGGGGTGGATGTGCGCATCCTGATTCCTTCACGCCCGGACCATCGCATCGTCTACGCCGCCTCCAGCCTGTTTGCCTTCGAGGCGGTACGCGCCGGGGTGCGGATGTTTCGTTTCGAGCCGGGGTTCCTGCATCAGAAGGTAGTACTGATCGATAACGAGATCAGCGCCATCGGCAGCGCCAACCTCGACAACCGTTCGTTCCGCCTCAACTTCGAGATCATGCTGCTGACCGTCGACCGCGAATTTGCCGATCAGGTCGAAGCGATGCTCAGTCATGACTTCGACCGGGCGCGGGAAATCACCACCGAAGACACCCGCGATACGCATCGCCTGCAGCAGCTGGGGATGCGTATCGCCCGGCTGATTTCGCCGATTCTGTAA
- a CDS encoding DUF3617 domain-containing protein: MKNRLPLLALMLGLASPLVQAQMLQPGLWELTTSNMQVDGKPLPDMGFMLGQLKNLPPEQRAMIEGGLAKQGISVAGQGVRSCLTPEQVKTNDIPLQDPKSGCGQKITERNGNVWKFTFSCPKAQGNGEATFLSDREFLTKVNGTFNASGVQQQGSMNTRAVWLGNDCGTVKPRT, translated from the coding sequence ATGAAAAATCGTCTGCCGCTGCTGGCACTGATGCTGGGTCTGGCAAGCCCGTTGGTGCAAGCGCAGATGTTGCAACCTGGCCTGTGGGAGTTGACCACCAGCAACATGCAGGTCGATGGCAAGCCGCTTCCGGATATGGGCTTCATGCTCGGCCAGCTGAAAAACCTGCCGCCGGAACAACGGGCAATGATTGAGGGTGGCCTGGCCAAGCAGGGTATCAGCGTGGCCGGTCAGGGGGTACGTTCCTGCCTGACGCCTGAGCAGGTGAAAACCAACGACATCCCGCTGCAGGATCCCAAGTCCGGGTGTGGCCAGAAGATTACCGAGCGTAACGGCAATGTCTGGAAGTTCACCTTCAGTTGCCCGAAAGCCCAAGGCAACGGTGAAGCCACCTTCCTCAGCGACCGCGAGTTTCTGACCAAGGTCAACGGCACCTTCAATGCCTCCGGTGTACAGCAGCAGGGCAGCATGAACACCCGTGCGGTGTGGCTGGGCAATGATTGCGGTACGGTCAAACCGCGAACCTGA
- the folE2 gene encoding GTP cyclohydrolase FolE2, with protein sequence MSAFTLPDIAAQATNSQLPLDWVGMCDIALPLQIDGQILCARADAGVSLDDGASRGIHMSRLYLALEALEHQGLSPALVHSVLEHFLNSHVGLSASAFLTLRFELMLKRPALISPLAGWKAYPVTLNAQIKDGVFHVELFVDVEYSSTCPCSAALARQLIQQQFITDFGNRSLSHEAVLSWLGSAQGIVATPHSQRSVAKLQVRLRPGVDELPIAALINQAEKSLGTAVQTAVKRADEQAFALANGQNLMFCEDAARRLNMALKNLPWLGGFNLRVEHAESLHAHDAVAHSQWRW encoded by the coding sequence ATGAGCGCTTTCACCCTTCCTGACATTGCTGCCCAAGCCACCAACTCCCAGTTGCCATTGGATTGGGTAGGCATGTGTGACATTGCCCTGCCGCTACAGATCGACGGGCAGATTTTGTGTGCAAGGGCCGACGCCGGTGTCAGCCTTGATGACGGCGCATCCCGGGGCATTCACATGTCACGCTTGTATTTGGCGCTGGAAGCGCTGGAACACCAAGGGCTGAGTCCTGCGTTAGTGCATAGCGTCCTGGAGCATTTTCTCAACAGTCACGTCGGCCTTTCCGCCAGCGCCTTCTTGACCCTGCGATTCGAACTGATGCTAAAACGCCCTGCCCTGATCAGTCCGTTGGCAGGTTGGAAAGCCTACCCGGTGACCTTGAACGCGCAGATAAAAGACGGAGTGTTCCACGTGGAACTATTTGTCGATGTGGAGTATTCCTCCACCTGTCCCTGCTCAGCAGCCTTGGCCCGGCAGCTGATTCAGCAGCAATTCATTACCGACTTTGGCAATCGCAGCTTGAGCCATGAAGCTGTCTTGAGTTGGCTGGGCAGTGCCCAGGGTATTGTCGCCACGCCTCACAGTCAGCGCAGTGTGGCAAAGCTGCAGGTTCGTCTGCGTCCAGGTGTTGACGAACTGCCGATAGCAGCGCTGATCAACCAGGCCGAAAAATCCTTGGGCACTGCGGTGCAAACTGCGGTGAAGCGCGCTGATGAACAGGCTTTTGCCTTGGCCAATGGGCAAAATCTGATGTTCTGTGAGGATGCCGCGCGACGCTTGAATATGGCCTTGAAGAACCTGCCTTGGCTCGGCGGTTTCAACCTGCGCGTGGAACATGCCGAAAGCTTGCATGCCCACGACGCAGTCGCCCATAGCCAATGGCGGTGGTGA